One region of Vibrio pelagius genomic DNA includes:
- a CDS encoding amino acid aminotransferase gives MFEKVLAAPADPILGLTEEFKKDDRAEKINLGVGIYKNEDGQTPVLATVKKAEAALLENEKTKSYLTIEGTAEYGLAVQKLLFGADAEIVTAQRAKTAQAPGGTGALRVAGEFIKRQLGDVKIWISNPTWANHNGVFSAAGIETAQYSYYNAETKDKDFAGMVADLEKASEGDIVLLHGCCHNPTGIDPTAEEWEVLAKLVAEKKLLPLFDFAYQGFAKGVEEDAAGLRTFAKYNKEILVASSFSKNFGLYNERVGAFTLVAESADVANTAFSQVKSIIRSIYSNPPAHGSAVVTHILGDAELRAEWEAEVAEMRDRIQEMRELFVATLKEQGVDADFTFIERQNGMFSFSGLTKEQVTRLKEEFAIYIVGSGRISVAGMTKSNMLPLCKGIAAVL, from the coding sequence ATGTTTGAAAAAGTACTCGCAGCACCAGCAGACCCTATTCTTGGCCTGACTGAAGAGTTTAAAAAAGACGATCGTGCAGAAAAAATCAACCTTGGTGTTGGTATTTACAAAAACGAAGATGGCCAAACGCCAGTTCTAGCTACCGTTAAAAAAGCGGAAGCGGCTCTTCTAGAAAACGAGAAAACGAAATCTTACCTAACAATTGAAGGTACAGCGGAATACGGCCTAGCAGTACAGAAGCTGCTATTCGGCGCAGACGCTGAAATCGTCACAGCTCAACGTGCAAAAACAGCACAAGCTCCAGGTGGTACAGGTGCTCTACGTGTCGCTGGCGAATTCATTAAACGTCAACTTGGCGATGTAAAGATCTGGATCAGCAACCCAACTTGGGCAAACCACAATGGCGTATTCTCTGCTGCAGGTATTGAAACAGCTCAATATAGCTACTACAACGCTGAGACTAAAGACAAAGACTTCGCAGGTATGGTTGCTGACCTAGAGAAAGCGTCTGAAGGCGATATCGTTCTTTTACACGGCTGCTGTCACAACCCAACGGGTATCGATCCAACAGCGGAAGAGTGGGAAGTATTGGCTAAGCTAGTTGCTGAGAAGAAGCTTCTTCCACTATTCGACTTTGCTTACCAAGGTTTTGCAAAAGGCGTTGAAGAAGATGCGGCTGGCCTTCGTACTTTCGCTAAGTACAACAAAGAGATCCTAGTCGCGAGCTCATTCTCTAAGAACTTTGGTCTATACAACGAGCGTGTAGGTGCATTCACGCTAGTAGCTGAATCTGCAGACGTTGCAAACACGGCATTCTCTCAAGTTAAGAGCATCATCCGTTCTATCTACTCTAACCCACCAGCGCACGGTAGTGCCGTTGTTACTCACATCCTAGGCGATGCTGAACTGCGTGCAGAATGGGAAGCAGAAGTCGCTGAAATGCGTGACCGTATCCAAGAGATGCGTGAACTGTTCGTTGCAACACTGAAAGAGCAAGGTGTTGATGCTGACTTCACGTTCATCGAGCGTCAAAACGGTATGTTCTCTTTCTCTGGTCTAACTAAAGAGCAAGTGACTCGTCTGAAAGAAGAGTTTGCTATCTACATTGTCGGCTCTGGTCGTATCAGTGTTGCAGGTATGACTAAGTCAAACATGCTACCGCTATGTAAAGGCATCGCTGCAGTACTTTAA
- a CDS encoding porin family protein, whose protein sequence is MAQDNESKDLDFNYVTASVYSGSLNADAGGNNNASVFGLGVSYELTDKWLLVGDYTARFIHPDESTTRIDTLMGGAGYRFNIRKDLDIVASYLLGVTKGEVELNSNNQTLESDTEFIHGGKLDLNYGFAKRWVANGSIQANRSELFDEEIYHLGLRYKITSKFSIEGVYQHRNGDSDNGGERTNELGLAFRLEY, encoded by the coding sequence ATGGCCCAAGATAATGAGTCAAAAGATCTCGATTTTAATTATGTTACCGCCTCGGTTTATTCCGGCAGTCTCAACGCAGATGCTGGCGGCAACAACAACGCCTCTGTGTTTGGGCTGGGTGTCAGTTATGAGTTGACGGATAAGTGGTTGCTTGTTGGCGACTATACCGCGCGCTTTATTCACCCCGATGAGAGTACGACTCGAATTGATACTCTGATGGGTGGCGCCGGTTACCGTTTTAACATCCGCAAAGATCTCGATATCGTGGCATCCTATCTATTGGGTGTGACCAAGGGTGAAGTTGAGCTGAATTCAAATAACCAGACGCTTGAGTCGGACACCGAGTTTATCCACGGTGGTAAGCTCGACTTAAACTATGGTTTTGCAAAGCGATGGGTTGCTAACGGCAGTATTCAAGCAAATCGAAGTGAACTGTTTGATGAAGAGATTTATCACTTAGGTTTACGCTATAAGATCACGTCTAAGTTCTCTATTGAGGGGGTGTATCAGCACCGAAACGGTGATAGTGATAACGGTGGTGAACGAACTAACGAGCTAGGTTTGGCGTTTAGATTAGAGTACTAA
- a CDS encoding DUF294 nucleotidyltransferase-like domain-containing protein: protein MDAELLEIQNFLAQYPPFSELPEDILAKVTSSVEISYYRQDTPIIHFGDQIHDLYVVRSGEVEVYRRKGELYNRLDQGDLFGQMGLLTNNKVRFPVKAIEDTLLYCIPESIFQELYDNYDSFADFVEVEDNARLRQAISNNSDANDLTTSKVKTLLTSDAPMIEKTRTIQQAATMMAEDNVSSLLIIDSDIVEDDEDDSTPVIGIITDRDLCTRVLAEGLDPSDEVSSVMTPEVISLDHNAYVYEAMLTMLRYNVHHLPVLKDKKPIGIIEATDIVRYESQNSLLLVSSIFQQQSIEDLKVLSEQVKDSFVRLVNEDANAHMVGSAMSVIGRSFKQRIIELAEETLGNAPIPYCFLALGSMGRDEQLLVTDQDNAIILDDSYDEAKHGAYFEAFSKFICDGLNQCGYSYCTGDIMATNPTWRMTRTEWEECFADWIDNPNPKALLNASIFFDLDGVYGRLKWAEQLNSFIVRRSRKNNRFLACLARNALNRTPPLGFFKDFVMEKDGRHNNSINLKRRGTAPLADLIRVHSLAVASRSKNSFERLDDIIDAGILPKGRAQDLKDAMEFISMVRIRHQALDVDNNIEPDNNIEPENLSDFERRNLKDAFQILSNAQNFLKFRYQANNKFK, encoded by the coding sequence ATGGATGCTGAGTTATTAGAGATTCAAAACTTCCTCGCACAATACCCTCCCTTTAGCGAATTACCGGAAGATATACTCGCCAAAGTCACGAGTAGCGTGGAAATTTCCTATTATCGTCAAGACACACCGATTATTCACTTCGGCGACCAAATCCACGACTTATATGTGGTTCGCAGTGGTGAGGTCGAAGTCTACAGACGAAAAGGAGAACTCTATAACCGTTTAGACCAAGGTGATCTGTTTGGTCAGATGGGCCTACTGACTAATAACAAGGTACGTTTCCCAGTTAAAGCGATCGAAGACACCCTTCTTTACTGCATCCCAGAATCCATTTTTCAAGAGCTTTATGACAATTACGACTCATTTGCCGATTTTGTTGAAGTAGAAGATAACGCGCGTTTACGTCAAGCCATCTCAAACAACAGCGACGCTAACGATCTCACTACTTCAAAAGTGAAGACGCTACTGACTAGCGATGCACCGATGATCGAAAAAACGCGCACCATTCAACAAGCGGCGACTATGATGGCGGAAGACAACGTCTCTTCGTTGCTGATTATTGACTCAGACATCGTAGAAGATGATGAAGATGATTCAACGCCTGTAATCGGTATCATTACTGACCGAGATTTATGTACTCGTGTTCTTGCTGAAGGGCTTGATCCATCAGATGAGGTCTCAAGCGTGATGACTCCTGAGGTTATCTCTCTCGACCACAACGCTTATGTCTACGAAGCTATGTTGACGATGCTACGCTACAACGTACATCACCTACCTGTACTCAAAGATAAAAAACCAATAGGCATTATCGAAGCGACAGATATTGTTCGCTACGAATCGCAAAACTCTCTCTTATTGGTAAGCAGTATCTTCCAGCAACAAAGCATTGAGGATCTCAAAGTATTGTCAGAGCAAGTTAAAGATAGCTTTGTACGCCTTGTAAACGAAGATGCGAATGCTCATATGGTGGGCAGCGCAATGTCAGTGATTGGCCGAAGCTTTAAGCAACGTATTATTGAGCTTGCTGAAGAGACGCTAGGCAACGCGCCAATTCCATATTGCTTCCTTGCTTTAGGATCTATGGGTCGCGATGAACAACTCCTTGTGACCGACCAAGATAACGCCATTATTCTTGATGACTCATACGATGAAGCCAAACATGGCGCTTACTTTGAAGCCTTCTCTAAGTTCATTTGCGACGGCTTAAATCAGTGTGGTTACAGCTACTGTACAGGCGACATCATGGCGACCAATCCAACTTGGCGAATGACACGCACTGAGTGGGAAGAGTGCTTCGCAGATTGGATTGATAACCCGAACCCGAAAGCGCTGCTAAACGCCTCAATATTCTTCGACCTTGACGGTGTCTATGGCCGCCTAAAATGGGCTGAACAACTCAATAGCTTCATTGTACGCCGCTCGCGCAAGAACAACCGATTCTTAGCATGTTTAGCTCGTAATGCACTCAACCGCACCCCACCACTTGGCTTTTTTAAAGACTTCGTGATGGAAAAAGATGGCCGTCATAATAACTCTATCAATTTGAAACGACGCGGTACTGCGCCACTGGCCGACTTGATCCGTGTGCACTCTCTTGCGGTCGCATCACGCTCTAAGAACTCCTTTGAGCGCCTCGACGACATCATTGACGCCGGTATCTTACCTAAAGGACGAGCTCAAGACCTGAAAGATGCGATGGAGTTTATCTCTATGGTTCGTATTCGACATCAAGCTCTGGACGTTGACAACAACATCGAGCCGGATAACAACATAGAGCCCGAGAATCTGTCGGACTTTGAACGTCGCAACTTAAAAGATGCATTTCAGATTCTCAGTAACGCGCAGAACTTCCTCAAGTTCCGTTACCAAGCCAACAACAAATTTAAGTAG
- a CDS encoding 3'-5' exonuclease yields MTRIFKSPAVDWHFKFAQKLERVKDERLKEYYSKPLPAADTPISEVTFLALDFETTGLNPSKDGIITIGLVPFTLNRIYLKQARHWTLRPRQKLEEESVVIHGITHNDILDAPDLNEVLDEILKAMAGHIPVVHYRRIERNFLDNALRSRLNEGIEFPVLDTLEIESQVQHKLAGGFWNKLKGKKPGSVRLGQSRRRYHLPDYTPHHALTDAIATAELLQAQIAHHYDASRPLKEFWL; encoded by the coding sequence ATGACGAGAATATTTAAGTCACCCGCTGTAGATTGGCATTTCAAATTTGCCCAGAAGCTCGAGCGTGTTAAAGATGAGCGTCTCAAAGAGTACTACAGTAAACCGTTACCTGCGGCTGACACTCCCATATCTGAAGTGACCTTCTTAGCATTGGACTTTGAGACCACTGGCCTCAATCCATCTAAAGATGGCATTATTACCATCGGCTTAGTCCCGTTTACACTTAACCGTATCTATCTAAAACAAGCGCGTCATTGGACGCTAAGACCCAGACAAAAACTGGAAGAAGAGTCTGTGGTGATTCATGGCATCACTCACAACGACATCCTGGATGCTCCAGATTTAAACGAAGTACTCGATGAAATCTTAAAAGCGATGGCTGGACATATCCCGGTTGTCCACTATAGACGCATAGAACGTAACTTCTTAGATAATGCGCTGCGCTCACGCCTTAATGAAGGCATTGAGTTTCCAGTATTAGATACATTGGAAATTGAGTCACAAGTGCAGCATAAGCTCGCTGGCGGCTTTTGGAACAAGTTAAAAGGCAAGAAGCCCGGCTCAGTCAGATTAGGACAAAGCCGTCGTCGCTATCACTTACCTGACTACACACCACACCATGCGTTAACGGATGCCATTGCGACAGCAGAGCTACTCCAAGCACAGATTGCACACCATTACGATGCAAGTAGACCGCTGAAAGAGTTCTGGTTGTGA
- the serC gene encoding 3-phosphoserine/phosphohydroxythreonine transaminase: protein MENTLDNVFNFSAGPAALPKPVMKQAQADFIDWNGLGTSVMEISHRSKEFIQVADESEQDLRDLLNIPDNYKVLFCQGGARAQFAAVPLNLLGDKTKATYVDAGYWAESAVKEASKYAEIDVFNAKTTVDGKAAVVAASEWKIDPEAAYVHFCPNETIDGIEINELPVTDKPIVADMSSNILSRKIDVSKYGVIYAGAQKNIGPAGICIVIVRDDLLDLANSVLPSILNYKVLAEKDSMFNTPPTFAWYLSGLVFKWLKSEGGVEAVEQVNQEKAQLLYNAIDESDFYRNDVHPVNRSRMNVPFQLAKPELDGKFLELADKAGLKSLKGHRAVGGMRASLYNAMTLEGVQALVNFMKEFEKENA, encoded by the coding sequence ATGGAAAACACTTTAGATAACGTTTTTAATTTCAGTGCAGGTCCAGCAGCATTACCAAAGCCAGTAATGAAGCAAGCGCAAGCGGATTTTATTGACTGGAATGGCCTAGGCACATCCGTGATGGAAATTAGCCATCGCAGCAAAGAGTTTATTCAAGTCGCGGATGAGTCGGAGCAAGACTTACGTGATCTTCTGAACATCCCAGACAACTACAAAGTTCTATTTTGTCAGGGCGGTGCGCGCGCTCAATTTGCAGCAGTTCCACTAAACCTACTGGGTGACAAAACTAAAGCGACTTACGTTGATGCGGGTTACTGGGCTGAGAGTGCAGTAAAAGAGGCGAGCAAATACGCAGAGATTGACGTGTTCAACGCTAAGACAACTGTCGATGGCAAAGCAGCCGTTGTTGCAGCAAGTGAGTGGAAAATCGATCCAGAAGCGGCTTACGTTCACTTTTGTCCGAATGAGACTATCGATGGTATCGAAATCAACGAGCTGCCTGTAACGGACAAGCCAATTGTTGCGGACATGTCTTCAAATATTCTTTCTCGTAAAATTGACGTATCAAAATACGGTGTGATTTACGCGGGTGCGCAGAAGAACATTGGCCCAGCGGGTATCTGCATTGTGATTGTTCGTGACGACCTTCTAGATCTGGCAAACTCAGTGTTACCAAGCATCTTGAACTACAAGGTACTGGCTGAGAAAGATTCTATGTTCAATACTCCACCGACGTTTGCTTGGTACTTGTCTGGCCTAGTATTTAAGTGGTTGAAATCAGAAGGTGGTGTAGAAGCAGTTGAGCAAGTGAACCAAGAGAAAGCTCAGCTTCTTTACAACGCAATTGATGAATCAGACTTCTATCGTAACGACGTTCACCCAGTAAACCGTTCTCGTATGAACGTACCTTTCCAATTGGCTAAGCCAGAGCTTGACGGTAAGTTCTTGGAGCTTGCTGATAAAGCGGGTCTTAAGTCGCTAAAAGGTCACCGAGCAGTAGGTGGGATGCGTGCGTCTCTCTACAATGCGATGACGCTTGAGGGTGTGCAAGCATTGGTGAACTTTATGAAAGAGTTCGAGAAAGAAAACGCATAG
- a CDS encoding YdgA family protein, with protein MEQLRKIGAIGGAISLALCWPLAVGQIGQNAITDGIATLNSSSIQAEIVDYDRGYLSSNVKTRITIIDESLKEQLTIDGLPTEYVVNSDVSHGLISLDALSTLEDQPNLPLTLTTNTELNGNTSFNLELSQLNHQGSAENQTSVSITKSTVSGHATVLGQIDYKLDIPSIQIDFPSGEEMTLSNLQGVGEGKQAKGYWLGTQNFTIGSFALTDMQMKPYVSIQNSQYDFESHLDEATKRLRSNLKLNIASIQTSDGEVNNLNVDFEMDKLDSQSFEKVFEIYQSNPVLTQEDIAQIIPYIDTLFAKGFDLSMKNISLDLGEGEFHSKWLVSVPEGTENISSDPSLIIPALKGDISSSFSNELVQEYPFIQEGIDELIVMEMIEQTETGYEIHAALENGNLVFENGQEIPLIALLMPALMQ; from the coding sequence ATGGAACAGCTTAGAAAAATTGGTGCCATTGGTGGCGCTATTTCATTAGCACTCTGTTGGCCACTTGCCGTTGGTCAGATTGGGCAGAATGCGATTACAGATGGTATCGCAACATTAAACAGTTCTAGCATTCAGGCTGAAATTGTTGATTATGACCGCGGTTACCTCTCATCCAATGTAAAAACACGCATTACGATTATCGATGAGAGCTTAAAAGAGCAGTTAACCATTGATGGTTTGCCAACCGAATATGTTGTTAACAGTGACGTTAGTCATGGTTTGATTAGCCTTGATGCGTTATCGACTCTGGAAGATCAACCGAATCTACCACTGACTCTAACTACGAACACTGAACTGAATGGCAACACCAGCTTTAATCTCGAGCTGAGCCAGCTGAACCATCAGGGTAGCGCTGAGAACCAAACTTCAGTGTCTATTACTAAGTCGACAGTATCTGGTCATGCAACCGTACTGGGACAGATTGACTACAAACTTGATATTCCGTCTATTCAGATTGATTTTCCATCTGGTGAAGAGATGACGCTATCAAACCTGCAAGGTGTAGGTGAAGGTAAGCAGGCGAAAGGCTACTGGTTGGGTACTCAAAACTTTACTATTGGGTCGTTTGCCTTAACCGATATGCAAATGAAACCTTATGTGTCAATTCAAAACTCTCAGTACGACTTTGAATCGCATCTTGATGAAGCAACGAAACGCCTGCGCAGCAATCTGAAACTGAACATTGCATCGATTCAAACCAGCGATGGTGAGGTGAACAACCTTAATGTTGATTTTGAGATGGATAAGCTAGACAGCCAATCTTTTGAGAAAGTGTTTGAGATCTATCAATCGAACCCAGTACTCACTCAGGAAGATATTGCGCAGATCATTCCTTACATTGATACCCTGTTCGCAAAAGGTTTCGATCTTTCGATGAAGAATATCTCGTTGGATTTGGGCGAGGGTGAGTTTCATTCTAAGTGGCTAGTCAGTGTTCCAGAAGGTACAGAAAACATCAGTAGCGATCCAAGCCTTATTATTCCAGCCCTGAAGGGGGATATTAGTTCAAGCTTCTCTAATGAACTGGTACAAGAGTACCCGTTTATTCAAGAGGGCATTGATGAGTTGATCGTAATGGAGATGATTGAGCAAACAGAAACAGGTTACGAAATTCACGCTGCACTAGAAAATGGAAATTTAGTCTTTGAAAACGGACAAGAAATTCCATTAATTGCGTTATTAATGCCAGCTTTAATGCAGTAA
- a CDS encoding ATP-binding protein yields MNQYAVICLDNNPISIERIRSELAPFSATFDIYTAENLDEAHQALQDIHDNHQTVALVITHHHAQFDGVQFLIELEQLPHTNTARTILVSASSDIQIILTAVNEGRLNHCLTKPVPDQVLFKSAQKELTSFIIKYAADDLLTYSQVLDQQRILRAHIEQKIRSFQSGFIHDFHQLSDTALAEKVINALQDFFSQDDKTKAIRIYSPDHLLTKEGEDNRFLWFITDGEVALYKKDELGQQREVVRHTKGNIVGGMSFVTGEPSFSTAITLTPTHVIKLDRDVFSQVMHSNSALLPLFTNLLLRHFNRRLQRSITTKLRLQETLESLESAHQQLIEKEKMAMLGQLVAGVAHELNNPIAAILRSIETLADNLDSILLNSTLPNSPLTTQVLATAKQSKPLSTAQERDLVKALTSTISDRAMAKKAVKLNLTDQPQVIETLKHSPVAAKELLNDLEHYHLVGNSIRSIQVCSKRIADMVKSLKGYARQDDEAKLHADLHEGLEDTLVIFENRLKVHNVEKHYDSSLPRLLCQPLALQQVWTNLLSNALDALPERGTIEITTSQKQRNQQTYWVVEIKDNGHGIDSANLETIFNPNFTTKKEGNFGLGIGLSISQQIVTAHSGFITVDSEPDCYTSMQVWLPLDSQGASNE; encoded by the coding sequence GTGAACCAATACGCTGTTATTTGTTTAGATAATAATCCAATTAGTATTGAGCGGATTCGCAGTGAGCTCGCACCATTTTCAGCGACGTTTGATATTTATACTGCCGAAAATCTCGACGAAGCGCATCAGGCTCTGCAGGACATTCACGACAACCACCAAACCGTCGCATTGGTGATTACCCACCATCACGCTCAGTTCGATGGTGTGCAATTCCTTATCGAACTCGAGCAGTTGCCACATACTAATACGGCGCGCACGATTTTGGTTAGCGCATCGTCAGATATTCAAATTATCTTAACCGCGGTTAATGAAGGACGTTTAAATCACTGCTTGACCAAACCTGTTCCCGATCAAGTGCTGTTCAAATCTGCTCAAAAAGAGCTCACCTCTTTTATCATCAAATATGCGGCTGACGACTTACTCACTTATAGCCAAGTACTGGACCAGCAGCGAATCTTACGCGCTCATATCGAACAGAAAATACGTTCATTCCAGTCTGGCTTTATTCACGACTTTCATCAGCTCTCCGATACTGCTCTGGCAGAAAAAGTGATCAACGCACTGCAAGACTTCTTCTCCCAAGATGATAAAACCAAAGCAATTCGCATCTACTCTCCCGATCACTTGTTGACCAAAGAGGGAGAAGACAACCGCTTCCTATGGTTTATTACTGATGGAGAAGTGGCTCTATATAAAAAGGATGAGCTAGGTCAGCAACGTGAAGTGGTGAGACACACCAAAGGGAACATTGTTGGCGGCATGTCGTTTGTGACTGGTGAGCCCTCTTTTTCTACAGCAATTACGCTAACGCCAACTCATGTTATTAAGCTAGATCGAGATGTTTTCTCGCAAGTGATGCATTCAAACAGCGCCCTATTACCACTGTTCACCAATCTACTACTGCGCCATTTTAACCGCCGCCTGCAACGCAGCATTACCACTAAGCTTCGCCTGCAAGAGACATTAGAATCACTCGAATCTGCCCACCAGCAACTGATTGAGAAAGAGAAGATGGCGATGCTTGGACAACTCGTCGCAGGTGTTGCTCATGAGTTGAACAACCCGATTGCGGCGATACTGCGCAGCATCGAAACGCTTGCTGATAATCTTGACTCGATTCTATTAAATTCAACCCTACCGAATTCACCATTGACCACTCAAGTGCTCGCCACGGCGAAACAATCTAAACCACTTTCTACAGCTCAAGAGAGGGACTTAGTCAAAGCTCTCACCTCAACAATTAGTGACCGGGCAATGGCGAAAAAAGCGGTAAAACTGAACCTAACCGATCAGCCACAGGTGATTGAGACACTGAAGCACTCTCCGGTTGCTGCCAAAGAGCTACTTAACGATCTAGAACACTACCATTTGGTCGGAAATTCTATTCGCTCAATCCAGGTTTGCAGTAAACGAATTGCGGATATGGTCAAAAGCCTTAAAGGTTATGCAAGGCAAGACGACGAAGCCAAGTTACATGCTGACCTTCACGAAGGGCTCGAAGATACCTTAGTGATTTTTGAAAATAGGTTGAAAGTTCATAACGTTGAAAAACACTACGATAGCAGCCTACCTCGACTGCTTTGCCAACCATTGGCGTTGCAGCAGGTCTGGACCAATCTCTTGTCTAATGCTTTAGATGCCCTGCCCGAGCGCGGTACGATTGAGATCACAACCTCTCAGAAGCAACGCAATCAACAAACTTATTGGGTTGTCGAGATAAAAGACAACGGGCATGGTATCGACTCTGCCAATCTTGAAACCATTTTTAACCCCAATTTCACGACTAAGAAGGAGGGAAACTTCGGTCTAGGAATTGGACTCTCTATTTCTCAACAAATTGTGACTGCGCACAGCGGATTCATTACTGTTGATTCAGAGCCAGACTGCTATACCTCGATGCAGGTATGGCTGCCTCTCGATTCACAAGGAGCCTCAAATGAATAA
- a CDS encoding response regulator codes for MNKYLILCVDDEPEVLNSVLQDLAPFEDDFAIEGAESVYEAKEVIKDMQQDGIKLALILCDHIMPDKTGIDFLIELNQQPSTQPTRKLLLTGQAGLEDTVTAINNAALDFYISKPWRGDELRATIIQQLTDYVIQEDDNLLQWTSILDTERILTTMANKRTSFGE; via the coding sequence ATGAATAAGTACCTAATTCTATGTGTTGATGACGAGCCAGAAGTGCTCAATAGCGTCCTTCAAGACCTTGCGCCATTTGAAGACGATTTTGCGATTGAAGGCGCAGAGTCGGTTTACGAGGCAAAAGAGGTGATCAAAGATATGCAGCAAGACGGCATAAAATTGGCGCTGATACTCTGCGATCATATCATGCCAGACAAAACCGGCATCGATTTCCTGATTGAATTGAACCAGCAGCCTTCAACTCAACCCACTCGTAAGCTTCTTTTGACTGGGCAAGCGGGTTTAGAAGACACCGTGACTGCAATTAACAACGCTGCCCTTGACTTCTATATCTCGAAACCTTGGCGTGGAGACGAACTCAGAGCCACCATTATTCAACAACTCACCGATTATGTTATTCAAGAAGACGACAATCTGTTGCAGTGGACGTCGATCCTCGATACAGAAAGAATTCTTACAACTATGGCAAATAAGCGCACCAGTTTTGGTGAGTAG
- a CDS encoding TfoX/Sxy family DNA transformation protein produces the protein MTETAFINYVSKFGEHQKRSMFGGTGLFQSDAMFALISEGCLFIRGGESLDEKLTALDCEKYRHVKKQTTATVNYYDITDLFTCEHPDLDSIIRTSIDNSVQQRSFKKSTASRRLRDLPNMQLTLERMVKKAGVEDVSMFMQLGAPEVFNKVRETYGNDVDLKLLWKFAGAIDGIHWKLLQEPRKQQLLKSCH, from the coding sequence ATGACTGAGACAGCATTTATTAACTACGTAAGTAAGTTTGGTGAGCACCAAAAACGTTCAATGTTTGGAGGTACTGGCCTCTTCCAGAGCGATGCGATGTTTGCATTGATCAGCGAAGGTTGTTTATTTATTCGCGGTGGTGAGTCATTAGATGAAAAATTGACGGCTCTAGACTGTGAAAAATATCGCCATGTCAAAAAGCAAACGACAGCCACTGTAAATTACTACGATATTACCGATCTGTTTACCTGCGAGCACCCTGATCTGGATAGCATTATTCGAACTTCTATCGATAATTCAGTTCAGCAACGCAGTTTCAAAAAATCAACCGCCAGTCGCCGTTTACGCGACCTACCTAACATGCAACTCACGTTAGAGCGTATGGTTAAGAAAGCGGGTGTTGAAGATGTCTCTATGTTCATGCAGTTAGGCGCACCTGAAGTTTTCAATAAGGTTCGTGAAACTTACGGCAATGATGTTGACTTAAAGCTACTTTGGAAGTTTGCCGGTGCCATTGATGGTATTCACTGGAAACTGCTTCAAGAGCCTCGCAAACAACAGCTATTAAAGAGCTGCCACTAG
- a CDS encoding HDOD domain-containing protein, whose product MNHLSFYWLPENKALLLKGLETEFAQLVSSSISSGKINLPPIPDVVLKIQKLCTLESTGIADVAKCLLEDPGLTAIVIRVANSVVFNRRNITCVDIMTAVSRLGILRVRDIVTAQAIEQLKHNINLSQDCNQLLRQSASISKELGATMVLVTNQFKEYEPQEYNYLEQEKALLVGLLADIGLFCLVSEYHYYLEKGNYLDQDIALQIFQTQCSATSQLVLKQWGFDRDFIDVSSNKSSINSEKDVSYLDIARIANHLLMFRNNDENIDSHEVELNVTGAEVLYQLSNLNDNEFHGQLNDVISASGL is encoded by the coding sequence ATGAATCATTTATCCTTTTATTGGCTTCCTGAGAACAAAGCACTTCTACTCAAGGGACTTGAAACCGAGTTCGCACAATTGGTTAGCAGTTCTATTTCCTCTGGTAAAATCAACTTACCTCCCATCCCAGATGTGGTTTTGAAAATTCAGAAACTTTGTACTCTCGAATCGACAGGAATTGCTGATGTAGCAAAATGTTTGCTCGAGGATCCCGGTTTAACCGCCATTGTGATTCGTGTTGCCAATTCCGTGGTGTTCAACCGCCGCAACATTACTTGTGTCGATATCATGACTGCTGTTTCTCGTCTTGGTATTTTGCGGGTTCGTGACATTGTGACGGCTCAAGCGATTGAGCAACTGAAACACAACATCAACCTCAGCCAAGATTGCAATCAGCTATTAAGACAAAGCGCATCGATTTCAAAAGAGCTTGGTGCAACTATGGTATTGGTCACCAATCAATTCAAAGAGTATGAACCACAAGAATACAACTACCTAGAGCAGGAAAAAGCCCTATTGGTCGGCTTACTTGCTGACATCGGTCTATTCTGTCTGGTCAGCGAATATCACTACTATTTAGAGAAAGGTAATTACCTCGACCAAGACATCGCCCTGCAAATTTTCCAAACCCAGTGCTCTGCAACCAGTCAATTGGTCTTAAAGCAGTGGGGGTTCGACCGTGATTTTATTGATGTATCTTCAAATAAGTCCTCAATAAACAGTGAGAAAGACGTTTCCTACCTCGATATTGCACGAATTGCTAATCATCTCTTGATGTTTAGAAACAATGATGAAAACATCGACTCTCACGAAGTCGAACTTAACGTTACTGGAGCTGAAGTTCTCTATCAACTCAGCAACTTAAATGACAATGAGTTCCACGGACAGCTTAACGACGTTATCAGTGCCAGCGGTTTATAA